In a single window of the Myxococcus guangdongensis genome:
- a CDS encoding GspE/PulE family protein, with amino-acid sequence MAQAVSGPNASAVRSRVDFTTLFVLEALVGQGLLTPQQAQEVLAKESAARARVLKAQTAASGKDAARYDVSPVEVVAAFQVPLANGRGVLDEDRVTEAAARASGLTYRKIDPLKLDMGLATRTVSRPYAQKHVLLPLERTPQGRLVVAVANPFDRELFESFHRLTGLPVEPVLSSKADILKSIADIYGFKKTLARAADDFSAASGGGQVANFEQLVSLSGTQELEASDRPVVQAVDYLLRYAFDNRASDIHIEPKRATSMVRLRIDGVLHPVYSLPAQVHPPIVSRVKMLSRIDISEKRKPQDGRIKTERDGREVELRVSTLPTAFGEKVVIRIFDPETLVQDIAQLGFEPDEKANFESWIDQPHGLILVTGPTGSGKTTTLYSALKALAGPDVNVTTIEDPIEMVWDAFNQVQVQPKVGLDFAGALRHILRQDPDVIMVGEIRDAETAENAIQSALTGHLVLSTLHTNDALGAVARMRDLGVPSFLLAQSLLGVMAQRLLRRVCSHCAEETALTPDELLALQVPLPLLPGGVRLLKGAGCVRCRGTGFIGRTGVFEIVTTGRELREHISREAPYEKLVEVARLGGMRTLREAAVRKLAQGLTAFDEVVRMTSA; translated from the coding sequence GTGGCACAAGCCGTGAGCGGCCCGAATGCGTCTGCCGTGAGGAGCCGCGTGGACTTCACCACGCTCTTCGTCCTGGAGGCGCTCGTCGGCCAGGGGCTGTTGACGCCCCAGCAGGCCCAGGAGGTGCTCGCGAAGGAGTCCGCCGCGCGAGCGCGTGTGCTCAAGGCGCAGACCGCCGCGAGCGGCAAGGACGCCGCGCGCTACGACGTGTCTCCGGTGGAGGTGGTGGCCGCGTTCCAGGTGCCGTTGGCCAATGGCCGCGGCGTGCTGGACGAGGACCGCGTCACCGAGGCCGCCGCCCGGGCCTCGGGGTTGACGTACCGGAAGATCGACCCGCTGAAGCTCGACATGGGGCTGGCCACGCGCACGGTGTCACGGCCCTATGCGCAGAAGCACGTGCTGCTACCGCTGGAGCGCACGCCCCAGGGGCGCCTCGTGGTCGCGGTGGCGAACCCGTTCGACCGGGAGCTGTTCGAGAGCTTCCACCGGCTGACGGGGCTTCCGGTGGAGCCGGTGCTCAGCTCGAAGGCGGACATCCTCAAGTCCATCGCCGACATCTACGGCTTCAAGAAGACGCTGGCGCGGGCGGCGGATGACTTCAGCGCGGCGTCGGGTGGGGGGCAGGTCGCCAACTTCGAGCAGCTCGTCTCCCTGAGCGGGACGCAGGAGCTGGAGGCCTCGGACCGGCCCGTGGTGCAGGCGGTGGACTACCTGCTGCGCTACGCGTTCGACAACCGCGCCTCGGATATCCACATCGAGCCCAAGCGCGCCACGAGCATGGTGCGGCTGCGCATCGATGGTGTGTTGCACCCGGTGTATTCGCTGCCGGCGCAGGTGCATCCGCCGATTGTGTCGCGTGTGAAGATGCTCTCGCGCATCGACATCTCGGAGAAGCGCAAACCGCAGGATGGGCGCATCAAGACGGAGCGGGACGGGCGCGAGGTGGAGTTGCGCGTCAGCACGCTGCCCACGGCCTTCGGCGAGAAGGTGGTCATCCGTATCTTCGACCCGGAGACGTTGGTGCAGGACATCGCCCAGCTCGGCTTCGAGCCGGACGAGAAGGCCAACTTCGAGTCGTGGATCGACCAGCCGCACGGGCTCATCCTGGTGACGGGCCCGACGGGAAGCGGGAAGACGACGACGCTGTACTCCGCGCTCAAGGCGTTGGCGGGGCCCGACGTCAACGTCACCACGATTGAAGACCCCATCGAAATGGTGTGGGACGCGTTCAATCAGGTGCAGGTGCAGCCCAAGGTCGGGCTGGATTTCGCCGGGGCGCTGCGGCACATCCTGCGTCAGGACCCGGACGTCATCATGGTGGGCGAGATTCGCGACGCGGAGACGGCGGAGAACGCCATCCAGTCCGCGCTCACCGGACACCTGGTGCTGTCCACGCTGCACACGAATGACGCGCTCGGCGCGGTGGCGCGCATGCGGGATTTGGGCGTGCCGTCGTTCCTGCTGGCGCAGAGTCTGTTGGGGGTGATGGCCCAGCGCCTGTTGCGGCGGGTGTGCAGTCATTGCGCGGAGGAGACGGCGTTGACGCCCGACGAGCTGCTCGCGCTGCAGGTGCCGTTGCCGCTGCTCCCCGGCGGTGTGCGATTGCTCAAGGGCGCGGGCTGCGTGCGTTGCCGTGGCACGGGTTTCATCGGTCGTACGGGTGTCTTCGAAATCGTCACCACGGGCAGGGAGCTGCGGGAGCACATCTCCCGCGAGGCTCCGTACGAGAAGCTGGTGGAGGTGGCCCGGCTCGGAGGGATGCGCACGCTGCGCGAGGCCGCCGTGCGCAAGCTGGCGCAAGGGCTCACCGCGTTCGACGAAGTGGTGCGGATGACGTCCGCGTGA